A stretch of DNA from Planococcus antarcticus DSM 14505:
GTCAAAATTGGAACCAATGAAAAAAAAGAATGCGGAACTCAGGCAACCTACTTATTACAATAACCGGGAATTGAGCTGGTTGGCTTTTAATGAACGTGTCTTACAAGAAGCCTTGGATAAACGGAACCCTTTGCTGGAACGATTTAAGTTTTTGGCGATTTTTAGTTCCAATCTGGACGAATTTTTCATGGTCCGTGTTGCAGGACTACAAGATCAGGTGAAAGTCGGATTTACGAAACCCGAAAACAAAGCCGGAATGACGCCGAAGCAACAATTAAATGAAATTGCGATGAAGACACACCGATTAGTGTACTTGCAGTACGAGACTTTACAAAATAATTTATTGCCAAAGCTTCAAAAAGAGCATGTGGAATTTGTAAAGATGACGGATTTGAGTGCGGATCAATTGGTTGTAATGGAAAAACATTTTGAGGATCATATCTTTCCTGTGCTGACACCGATGGCAATCGACGCGTATCGGCCTTTTCCGATGCTACTGAATAAAAGCATCAATTTAGCGGTGGTGCTGGAAGCCGAAGTGGACCAGGTGGAAGAAGGACAGAAAATTGCCATCGTCCAGGTGCCTTCCGTGCTAGAGCGGTTTGTTCGTCTGGATTCCAAAAAAGGTAGCCACAAGCTGATTTTATTGGAAGACGTCATCGGGTTCTTTATTCGCAAGCTTTTTCATGGCTTCAAGGTGATTTCGGTGTCTGTGTTCAGGATTACACGCAATGCCGACATGACCATCCATGAAGAAGGAGCGCGTGACTTGCTGAAGGAAATTGAAGAAGAGCTCCGGAAACGAAAATGGGGAGCAGCTGTCCGCCTGGAAATTCAGCAGCCCGGATTTGATCCGGCTATTTTAGATTACTTGACTGATGAATTAGAAGTCCATAAAAAAGATGTCTATGCAATTGAAGGATTTTTGGATTTGACGGTCTTTTTCAGTTTTTATAAAAAAATGGCACCGATCTGGGAGCATTTGGTCTTTGAAGGAAAAGTATCGCAGTTGCCGGTAGGTATGAAGAACGGCAAGGATATCTTCCAAAAAGTCAGTGAGCAGGATGTTTTTCTCCATCATCCATATGAATCGTTTGAGCCAGTTGTCCAATTCATCTTAGAAGCAGCTGATGATCCTGATGTGCTGGCCATCAAACAAACTCTTTACCGTGTCAGCGGCGATTCACCGGTTATCAAGGCCTTGAAAAGAGCAGCAGAAAATGGCAAGCAGGTAACGGTGCTGGTTGAATTGAAGGCCCGTTTTGACGAGGAAAACAATGTTCAATGGGCAAAAGAGTTGGAAAAGGCGGGATGCCATGTGATTTACGGGATGACACACCTGAAGACGCACAGCAAAATCACCTTGGTCGTCCGGAAAAAAGAGGATAAGATTGAACGATTTGTTCATTTGGGCACCGGCAATTACAATGATCAGACGGCCAAAATCTATACAGATATGAGTTTGTTCACTTCTAAAAGGCAGTTTGGAATCGATGCCACCAACTTTTTCAACTATTTGAGCGGCTATACCGAAAAGCCGGAGTTCAATTATTTATCGGTGGCGCCTTTTACAATCCGGACAGATATCATTGACTTGATCGATGCTGAAATCCGTTTCCAGAAAAAGCAGGGCAATGGCCGAATTGTTGCGAAAATGAATTCATTGACGGATAAAATCATTATTATGAAATTGTATGAAGCTTCAAATGCTGGAGTAAAAGTAGATTTAATCGTCAGAGGAATCTGCTGTCTGCGCCCTGGAATTCCAGGGGTCAGTGAAAATATTCAGGTGCGCAGCATCGTCGGTAGCCTGTTGGAGCATAGCCGTGTCTATTTCTTCAATGATAATGGCAAAGGCAAGATTTTTTTGTCTTCGGCGGATATGATGACCCGGAATTTGAACAACCGCATCGAAATCCTGTTTCCTATTATCGATGAAGATATCAAAGAACAAGTCAAGAGCATTTTGGAGCTAGGGCTTGCTGATAATGTCAAAGCCAGGCAACAGGATGCTGACGGGGTGTATCATTACGTACCGCGAAAAAATGATGAGCCGGTAATAGACAGCCAAATGGAACTGTTCCGCAGGGCATACCAAGTAGCAGAAGATGAGGAATGATAAGGCAGCCATTCATTTTCATGGGGAGATGGATGGTTTTTTTATTGGTCACTACAAAATAAGAGCCGTTTCGTGTATAGTATAAAGAGTTTAAAACAGTAGAATATGATTAATTTCATGGAATAAGGTGAATGGCAAAATGAGTTATTTGATCAATCTGGAAGGCGGAGAAGGATCGGGCAAGTCGACGGTGCTGAAAATGCTGGCAGATGAGCTGAAGGAAAAAGGATTTTCTGTTGTCTGTACGCGGGAGCCGGGTGGCATCGATATTGCCGAACAAATCCGTAATGTAATCTTGAACCGGGAAAACACTGCGATGGATGCACGGACAGAAGCTTTATTGTATGCTGCGGCAAGAAGGCAGCACTTAGTTGAAAAGATCATTCCGGCACTCGAAGCGGGAAGCATCGTCCTGTGCGACCGTTACATCGATTCGAGCCTGGCTTATCAAGGATATGCACGTGGTCTTGGAATGGAAGAGATTTTCGCCATCAATAAATTTGCCATCGATGATTACATGCCGGAACTGACTCTTTATTTCGATGTTAATCCGAAAGTAGGATTGGCTCGGATTGAACGGGATACAGACCGGGAAATCAACCGTTTGGATGTTGAGTCGATGAAGTTTCACTACAAAGTTAGAGAAGGTTATCTTTTGCTGTTGAGTCAGAACTCGGAGCGCATTCGCTTGATTAATGCAGAGAATGAGCTAGATATCGTTTTTGCAGATGCATTGGAAACGATTGTGCGTTTTATAGAAGAACGTCAAGCGACAGCTGATCCTTCTTAGGATCAGCTGTCTTTTTAGAAGGACTTTTTTTTCGGGAAAGAGCTGGAAAGATATGCAGTGTATATCTTTGTTCATGTTATACTTGTATATAAGAAAGACAAAAAGGAGTGAGTGCTGATGAAACTCGTAGTAGCAGTTGTACAGGACCAAGACAGTAACCGATTATCCAATGCGTTAACGAAAAATGATTTCCGGGCTACAAAACTTGCCAGTACAGGAGGGTTTTTGCGCTCAGGGAACACGACCTTTTTAATTGGTGTAGAAGATGAACTCATACCGAAATTGTTGGATTTGATTCGTGAAAATTGCCGATCTCGTGAACAGATGGTTGCACCCGTATCACCGATGGGCGGCAATGCCGACTCGTATATTCCCTATCCAGTAGAAGTTGAAGTAGGCGGAGCGACTATTTTTGTTCTGCCGATCGAACAGTTTCATCATTTTTAATCAATAAGGAAAAAACTGGTTTCCCGCGATAAATGGCAGACTTGTCTGCCACCCAGCACTATAAATAATACCCGTGCCCCATTCGGAACACGGGATTTTTTAAAAAGTCTGAAGGTGGAAGTAATGCA
This window harbors:
- a CDS encoding RNA degradosome polyphosphate kinase; its protein translation is MKKKNAELRQPTYYNNRELSWLAFNERVLQEALDKRNPLLERFKFLAIFSSNLDEFFMVRVAGLQDQVKVGFTKPENKAGMTPKQQLNEIAMKTHRLVYLQYETLQNNLLPKLQKEHVEFVKMTDLSADQLVVMEKHFEDHIFPVLTPMAIDAYRPFPMLLNKSINLAVVLEAEVDQVEEGQKIAIVQVPSVLERFVRLDSKKGSHKLILLEDVIGFFIRKLFHGFKVISVSVFRITRNADMTIHEEGARDLLKEIEEELRKRKWGAAVRLEIQQPGFDPAILDYLTDELEVHKKDVYAIEGFLDLTVFFSFYKKMAPIWEHLVFEGKVSQLPVGMKNGKDIFQKVSEQDVFLHHPYESFEPVVQFILEAADDPDVLAIKQTLYRVSGDSPVIKALKRAAENGKQVTVLVELKARFDEENNVQWAKELEKAGCHVIYGMTHLKTHSKITLVVRKKEDKIERFVHLGTGNYNDQTAKIYTDMSLFTSKRQFGIDATNFFNYLSGYTEKPEFNYLSVAPFTIRTDIIDLIDAEIRFQKKQGNGRIVAKMNSLTDKIIIMKLYEASNAGVKVDLIVRGICCLRPGIPGVSENIQVRSIVGSLLEHSRVYFFNDNGKGKIFLSSADMMTRNLNNRIEILFPIIDEDIKEQVKSILELGLADNVKARQQDADGVYHYVPRKNDEPVIDSQMELFRRAYQVAEDEE
- the tmk gene encoding dTMP kinase, which produces MSYLINLEGGEGSGKSTVLKMLADELKEKGFSVVCTREPGGIDIAEQIRNVILNRENTAMDARTEALLYAAARRQHLVEKIIPALEAGSIVLCDRYIDSSLAYQGYARGLGMEEIFAINKFAIDDYMPELTLYFDVNPKVGLARIERDTDREINRLDVESMKFHYKVREGYLLLLSQNSERIRLINAENELDIVFADALETIVRFIEERQATADPS
- a CDS encoding cyclic-di-AMP receptor — encoded protein: MKLVVAVVQDQDSNRLSNALTKNDFRATKLASTGGFLRSGNTTFLIGVEDELIPKLLDLIRENCRSREQMVAPVSPMGGNADSYIPYPVEVEVGGATIFVLPIEQFHHF